One Tepidisphaeraceae bacterium DNA segment encodes these proteins:
- a CDS encoding ABC transporter ATP-binding protein yields MTTVARTSTTAAKPASAQADSGEPEDQRYKQIDLALLRRMGQNLWPFRWRYIGGTLLGMAMVALEMLSPLFTQHIIDHASGQLEGQVPSVRHVVNVVLLWAVVLTAALIMQRFVILIMTGAGERVQFATRRAIFAQLQRLSMSFYDKTKLGRVISRCTSDVNAMREVNVWGIHHVTIWTLQMVIAAGFLISTDWRLFLAVAWIGPVLFVANRMYLRKSGNMWQQVREGFTRVSANLAENITGIRVVTAFNRQNANVGEFNRLQEENTANNMHAARINGVYQPLLQLLGFIGKVTILAYGAYLVVDGRISSVGKVVAAFLYWDYFMNPIIAFGNFYNQLMMSMAGAERVFALLDATPEVQDATDAKPIPPITGHVRFENVVFGYNADRPVLHGVSFEAQPGQTIALVGATGSGKSSIISLIARFYQSQSGRVLVDGHDIRYVTGESLHKQMGLVLQVNYLFTGTVLDNIKYARPEATLDDVIAAANALGTHDAIGLLKDGYHTEVGERGANMSLGQRQLICFTRAFLADPRIFMLDEATSAVDTTTEAIIQTSLERLLTGRTTFIVAHRLSTIMNADQILVIDAGHIVERGTHDELVDKGGKYAHLYKQFAAHA; encoded by the coding sequence ATGACGACAGTCGCCCGCACATCCACCACTGCAGCCAAGCCGGCGTCCGCACAGGCCGACTCCGGTGAGCCGGAAGACCAACGTTACAAGCAGATCGATTTGGCGCTGCTGCGCCGCATGGGCCAGAACCTCTGGCCGTTCCGCTGGCGTTACATCGGTGGCACGCTGCTGGGCATGGCGATGGTCGCGCTGGAGATGCTTAGCCCGCTGTTCACGCAGCACATCATCGATCACGCGAGCGGTCAGTTGGAGGGGCAGGTGCCATCGGTGCGGCACGTCGTGAACGTCGTGCTGCTCTGGGCGGTCGTGCTGACGGCGGCGTTGATCATGCAGCGGTTCGTCATCCTGATCATGACCGGCGCCGGCGAGCGCGTGCAGTTCGCCACCCGCCGGGCGATCTTCGCGCAGTTGCAGCGGCTCAGCATGAGCTTCTACGACAAGACGAAGCTCGGCCGCGTCATCAGCCGTTGCACGAGCGACGTCAACGCCATGCGCGAGGTGAACGTCTGGGGCATTCACCACGTCACGATCTGGACGCTGCAGATGGTGATTGCTGCGGGCTTTCTCATCTCGACCGACTGGCGGTTGTTTCTCGCGGTCGCGTGGATCGGCCCGGTGCTATTCGTCGCCAACCGCATGTACCTGCGCAAGAGCGGCAACATGTGGCAACAGGTGCGCGAGGGGTTCACGCGCGTCAGCGCCAACCTTGCCGAGAACATCACCGGTATCCGCGTCGTCACCGCGTTCAACCGGCAGAACGCCAACGTCGGCGAGTTCAACCGTCTGCAGGAGGAGAACACTGCCAACAACATGCACGCCGCCCGCATCAACGGCGTCTATCAGCCGCTGCTGCAGCTGCTGGGGTTTATCGGCAAGGTGACGATCTTGGCGTACGGCGCGTACCTCGTGGTCGACGGACGCATCAGCAGCGTGGGCAAGGTGGTGGCGGCATTCCTGTACTGGGATTACTTCATGAACCCGATCATCGCGTTCGGGAACTTCTACAACCAGCTGATGATGTCGATGGCGGGCGCCGAGCGCGTCTTCGCACTGCTCGACGCCACGCCTGAAGTGCAGGACGCCACGGACGCCAAACCCATCCCCCCGATCACGGGTCACGTGCGATTCGAGAACGTCGTCTTCGGCTACAACGCCGACCGCCCCGTGCTGCACGGCGTGTCATTCGAGGCGCAGCCGGGTCAGACGATCGCGCTCGTGGGCGCAACGGGCAGTGGCAAGAGCAGCATCATCTCGTTGATCGCGCGCTTCTACCAATCGCAGAGCGGCCGCGTGCTGGTGGACGGTCACGACATCCGCTACGTCACCGGCGAGTCGCTGCACAAGCAGATGGGCCTCGTGCTGCAGGTGAACTACCTGTTCACCGGCACGGTGTTGGACAACATCAAGTACGCCCGCCCGGAAGCCACATTGGACGACGTAATCGCCGCCGCCAACGCGCTGGGCACGCACGACGCGATCGGCCTGCTGAAGGACGGCTACCACACCGAGGTAGGCGAGCGTGGCGCGAACATGAGCCTGGGTCAGCGGCAACTGATCTGCTTCACCCGCGCCTTCCTGGCCGACCCGCGCATCTTCATGCTCGACGAAGCGACCAGCGCCGTCGACACGACCACCGAGGCGATCATCCAGACCTCGCTCGAACGCCTGCTGACCGGCCGTACGACGTTCATCGTCGCCCACCGCCTCAGCACGATCATGAACGCCGACCAGATCCTCGTGATCGACGCCGGCCACATCGTCGAACGCGGCACGCACGATGAACTGGTCGATAAAGGCGGCAAGTACGCCCACCTCTATAAGCAGTTCGCGGCCCATGCGTGA
- a CDS encoding alpha/beta fold hydrolase: MMCQRLFALLITLTLATAMPAMAAPKQIHVPLKDGKLELLDLSAAMAQLGLPAVNCPVAAIDVKSLDGSRIVHALNAALGAGCTLKFTPDAAIIHYDTEKLPANTEATKAAVRTFTATVAPEATAAQNRTMGLLLPHKIDPARRTVLLVHGLDSDREKWLCLGDLLRSEGYQVGWFSYPSDQPIADSGRLFAKHYEAFRQMFPDMRVDIVAHSMGSLVTRVYIESDAYAGGIDHLILIGPPNAGSRWAKYRFLLELDEHYSLWRNQPEWRPSWMITDGLGEAGTDLAPNSAFIETLNAQPRRDGVKYTIIAGDRHPAWRIAGRTVGALEKAIPDRAEHLWGFRQTVRGIERFSDRLKNRNSRSDGPVSLRSTKLDGVSDRVVLHADHNELFQPIDGQPPLSWDVIRDRLQR; encoded by the coding sequence ATGATGTGCCAACGCCTGTTTGCTTTGCTGATCACGCTCACCTTGGCCACTGCCATGCCCGCCATGGCGGCGCCAAAGCAGATTCATGTGCCGTTGAAGGACGGAAAGCTGGAATTGCTGGACCTTTCGGCCGCGATGGCCCAGCTTGGGCTGCCGGCGGTGAACTGCCCCGTGGCCGCGATCGACGTGAAGTCGCTGGACGGCTCGCGCATCGTCCATGCGTTGAATGCGGCCCTTGGCGCAGGGTGCACGCTCAAGTTCACGCCTGATGCGGCAATTATTCATTACGACACCGAAAAACTGCCTGCGAATACCGAAGCCACCAAGGCCGCGGTGCGCACGTTCACCGCGACCGTGGCGCCCGAAGCGACGGCCGCGCAGAACCGCACGATGGGATTGTTGCTACCGCACAAGATCGACCCCGCCCGCCGAACGGTGCTGCTGGTGCACGGGTTGGATTCGGATCGTGAAAAGTGGCTCTGCCTAGGTGACCTGCTGCGCAGCGAGGGGTATCAGGTGGGCTGGTTCAGCTATCCCAGTGACCAACCGATCGCCGACAGTGGCCGGCTGTTCGCCAAGCACTACGAGGCGTTTCGGCAGATGTTTCCGGACATGCGGGTGGACATCGTCGCACACAGCATGGGCTCGCTCGTCACCCGCGTCTACATCGAAAGCGACGCCTACGCCGGCGGCATCGACCACCTGATCCTCATCGGCCCACCCAACGCAGGCAGCCGCTGGGCGAAATATCGGTTTCTGCTGGAACTGGACGAGCACTATTCGCTGTGGCGCAACCAGCCCGAATGGCGGCCCAGTTGGATGATCACCGACGGCCTCGGCGAGGCCGGCACCGATCTGGCGCCGAACTCCGCGTTCATCGAGACGCTGAATGCCCAGCCCCGCCGCGATGGTGTGAAGTACACGATCATCGCCGGCGACCGTCACCCGGCGTGGCGCATCGCGGGCCGTACCGTGGGCGCGCTGGAGAAGGCGATCCCCGACCGCGCCGAACATTTGTGGGGCTTCCGCCAAACCGTGCGCGGGATCGAACGCTTCAGCGACCGCCTGAAGAACCGCAACAGTCGCAGCGACGGGCCGGTCTCGCTGCGCAGCACGAAGCTTGACGGCGTCAGCGACCGCGTCGTGCTGCACGCCGACCACAACGAGCTGTTCCAACCCATCGACGGCCAACCGCCATTGTCGTGGGACGTGATTCGGGATCGGCTGCAGCGGTAG
- a CDS encoding HAD-IIA family hydrolase, with protein sequence MSDDGPCVTLRRVPTDLSNYAAVLLDLDGTLYHEDHALPGAVALVRRLQSQGRPYACLTNSTSSPVRLVERLSRMGVEIEPDHIYTAAAAACDFVLTQTGQRTGNDTGDAPPTARPRPRVYNLATEGIAEMLDGLVHWVQTAGEPCDAVIVGAPVNVYATDDRRRVALQLLRKKARLIGICADRVYPSPRGIEFGAGALSHYLAYAANTVPTFTGKPQPIFFNELCARLGVAPDQCVLIGDNLESDIAGGKAMGMRTILTLTGVTRRRDMIGAPPEMQPDAIVEDLMEL encoded by the coding sequence TTGTCAGACGACGGGCCGTGCGTCACACTGCGCCGCGTGCCGACCGACCTATCGAACTACGCCGCCGTGCTGCTGGACCTGGATGGGACGCTGTATCACGAGGACCACGCGCTGCCGGGCGCGGTCGCCCTCGTCCGCCGGCTGCAATCGCAGGGACGGCCGTACGCCTGCCTGACCAACAGCACGTCGAGCCCGGTGCGGCTGGTGGAACGGTTGTCGCGCATGGGTGTCGAGATCGAGCCCGACCACATTTACACCGCCGCCGCCGCCGCGTGCGACTTCGTGCTGACGCAGACGGGCCAGCGCACCGGTAACGACACCGGCGACGCGCCCCCCACCGCCCGCCCCCGCCCGCGCGTGTACAACCTGGCCACCGAGGGGATCGCCGAGATGCTGGACGGCCTGGTGCACTGGGTGCAGACAGCAGGCGAACCGTGCGACGCGGTGATCGTGGGCGCGCCCGTGAACGTCTACGCGACCGACGACCGCCGCCGGGTGGCGTTGCAGTTGCTGCGCAAAAAGGCGCGGCTGATCGGCATCTGCGCCGACCGCGTCTACCCCAGCCCGCGCGGCATCGAGTTCGGCGCCGGCGCGCTGTCGCATTACCTCGCCTACGCCGCCAACACGGTCCCCACCTTTACCGGCAAGCCGCAACCGATCTTCTTCAACGAGCTGTGCGCGCGGCTGGGCGTGGCGCCCGACCAATGCGTGCTGATCGGTGACAATCTCGAGTCCGACATCGCCGGCGGCAAGGCCATGGGCATGCGCACGATCCTCACGCTCACCGGCGTCACGCGCCGCCGCGACATGATCGGGGCACCACCGGAAATGCAGCCCGATGCGATCGTGGAAGACCTGATGGAACTGTAG
- a CDS encoding ABC transporter ATP-binding protein — MATKSAVVSNQPFVSQASATDPSVPPDVLLYEAKKVSNWQLFSWMLRFLSPVKGLAFLCCTFVVLGNTAEVLSIGVSGSIVDRIQQLVAKPQTGQSFWAFLASDDPQIVALRSVVMLLIGLTLGLLVLRYLRITFEMKMSMTMVYYLREAVYDKVQRVGFKFHDALSSGQLINRSLTDLQNVRAFLQTALLISLDIVMMVTGNIILLLSRSPWVALLALAPLPIWTWYILRFGKKAQPAGQAVMEAEDRNVSLITENIAGVHVVKAFATQEKEIAKYGENLDSFFGRVQSRIRLFANFTPVVRGIATASNLTLFLAAGILIIKGKLNAGDFLILGASMGVILGRLQQVGAINEQYQAAIVSARRLYEILMAPPTVVEHPECCPLPPGPGHVRFENVTFGYDPAKPVLRDLDFEVPGGSVVAIVGPTGAGKTSLVNLLARFYDPQHGTIRVDGMDIKQCELSQLRSEVAFVFQETYLFSDTVEANIAYGRPHMSGGPVEAAARLAQAHEFIEQMPHGYQTVLAERGSSLSGGQRQRLAIARAILSNPRILVLDDATAAVDPETEDLIRRGMKFAMYGRTTFVIAHRLSTAKRADRVIVLESGRVTQMGTHDELMAEDGHYREIAAVQLQPDSRTDDNNPSHMRRVSDNRAVNAVTTAAREGGRGHQDM, encoded by the coding sequence GTGGCGACCAAATCCGCAGTTGTTTCGAATCAACCCTTTGTATCCCAAGCCAGCGCCACCGATCCGTCGGTGCCACCGGACGTGTTGCTGTACGAGGCCAAGAAGGTCTCGAACTGGCAGCTGTTCTCGTGGATGCTGCGTTTCCTGTCGCCGGTGAAGGGGCTGGCGTTCCTCTGCTGTACGTTCGTGGTGCTCGGCAACACGGCCGAGGTGCTGTCGATCGGCGTCAGTGGCAGCATCGTAGACCGGATTCAGCAACTGGTGGCCAAGCCGCAGACCGGCCAGAGCTTTTGGGCGTTCCTGGCCTCGGATGACCCGCAGATCGTCGCGCTGCGGTCGGTCGTGATGCTGCTGATCGGATTGACCCTCGGCCTGCTCGTGTTGCGCTACCTGCGCATCACCTTCGAGATGAAGATGAGCATGACGATGGTCTACTACCTCCGAGAGGCCGTCTACGACAAGGTGCAGCGAGTCGGATTCAAGTTCCACGATGCGCTCTCCAGCGGCCAGCTCATCAACCGGTCGCTGACCGATTTGCAGAACGTTCGCGCGTTCCTCCAGACCGCGCTGCTGATCAGCTTGGACATCGTGATGATGGTGACGGGCAACATCATCCTGCTGCTGTCGCGGTCGCCTTGGGTGGCGCTGCTGGCGCTGGCGCCGCTGCCGATCTGGACGTGGTACATCTTGCGGTTCGGCAAGAAGGCGCAGCCGGCCGGACAGGCGGTGATGGAAGCCGAGGACCGCAACGTCTCGCTAATCACTGAAAATATCGCTGGCGTTCACGTTGTGAAGGCGTTCGCAACGCAGGAGAAGGAGATCGCCAAGTACGGTGAGAACCTCGACTCGTTCTTCGGGCGCGTGCAAAGCCGCATCAGGCTGTTTGCGAACTTCACACCCGTCGTGCGCGGCATCGCGACCGCCAGCAACCTCACACTGTTCCTGGCCGCTGGCATCTTGATCATCAAGGGCAAGCTGAACGCGGGTGACTTCCTGATCCTGGGCGCCAGCATGGGCGTCATTCTGGGCCGGTTACAGCAGGTTGGCGCGATCAACGAGCAGTACCAGGCGGCCATCGTTTCGGCGCGCCGCCTGTACGAGATCCTGATGGCGCCGCCGACCGTGGTCGAGCACCCCGAGTGCTGCCCGCTGCCCCCGGGGCCGGGGCACGTGCGCTTCGAGAACGTCACATTTGGCTACGACCCCGCCAAGCCGGTCCTGCGCGACCTGGACTTCGAGGTGCCCGGCGGCAGCGTAGTGGCGATCGTCGGGCCGACCGGCGCGGGCAAGACCTCGCTCGTGAACCTGCTGGCCCGCTTCTACGACCCCCAGCACGGCACGATCCGCGTCGACGGCATGGACATCAAGCAGTGCGAGCTCAGCCAGCTGCGCAGCGAGGTCGCGTTCGTGTTCCAGGAGACGTACCTGTTCAGCGACACCGTTGAGGCCAACATCGCCTACGGCCGCCCGCACATGAGCGGTGGCCCCGTCGAGGCGGCGGCCCGGTTAGCCCAGGCGCACGAGTTCATCGAGCAGATGCCCCACGGGTACCAGACCGTGCTGGCCGAGCGCGGCAGCAGCCTGTCGGGTGGGCAACGGCAGCGCCTGGCGATCGCGCGGGCGATCTTGTCCAACCCGCGCATCCTGGTGCTGGACGACGCGACCGCCGCCGTGGACCCGGAGACCGAAGACCTGATCCGCCGCGGCATGAAGTTCGCGATGTACGGCCGCACGACGTTCGTGATCGCCCACCGCCTGTCGACCGCCAAGCGCGCCGATCGCGTGATTGTGCTCGAGAGCGGCCGCGTGACCCAGATGGGCACGCACGACGAGCTGATGGCCGAGGACGGCCATTACCGCGAGATCGCCGCCGTCCAACTGCAACCCGACAGCCGGACCGACGACAACAACCCGTCCCACATGCGCCGCGTGAGCGACAACCGCGCCGTGAACGCCGTCACCACCGCCGCCCGCGAAGGCGGGCGGGGACACCAGGACATGTAG
- a CDS encoding class II fumarate hydratase, which yields MPSTTRTERDSMGEMTVPADAHYGASTARAVENFPISDLRFSRRFIAALGIVKWACADASAGLGLINDQRKSLIQQASQEVIDGKLDAEFVVDIFQTGSGTSTNMNANEVIASRANEIDTGQRGGKAPVHPNDHVNMQQSSNDVIPTAMHVAAATALQANLLPALQHLHDALAAKAKAFDDVVKIGRTHLQDATPIRVGQELSGYAQQALLSAQRCRRAVEALRELPLGGTAVGTGINAHPEFAARAIAVISQRTGVSFAEAANHFESQAAKDAIVEASGLLKTIAISLSKIANDIRWLASGPRCGLGELSIPATQPGSSIMPGKVNPVMSEMVLQVSAQVVGNDATIAFAGSGLGSTFELNVMMPVMAYNLLQSIDLLASASRVFADRAVAGLEVNRERCESLVEQSLAMCTSLAPKIGYDKAAEIAKESFKTGKTVREVACERKLMSDDELNKLLDPIRMTSPQADVVGSGGG from the coding sequence ATGCCATCAACCACACGAACCGAACGCGACTCGATGGGCGAGATGACCGTGCCGGCCGACGCGCATTACGGCGCCAGCACCGCCCGGGCGGTCGAGAATTTTCCGATCTCCGACCTGCGCTTCAGCCGGCGGTTCATCGCGGCGCTGGGCATCGTGAAGTGGGCATGTGCCGATGCGTCGGCGGGCTTAGGGTTGATCAACGACCAGCGCAAGTCGCTCATTCAGCAGGCGTCCCAGGAGGTGATCGACGGCAAGCTCGACGCCGAGTTCGTCGTCGACATCTTTCAGACCGGCAGCGGCACCAGCACGAACATGAACGCCAACGAGGTGATCGCCAGCCGGGCCAACGAGATCGACACCGGCCAGCGCGGCGGGAAGGCGCCGGTCCACCCCAACGACCACGTGAACATGCAGCAGAGCAGCAACGACGTCATCCCCACCGCGATGCACGTCGCAGCGGCCACGGCGCTGCAGGCCAACCTGCTGCCGGCGCTGCAGCATTTGCACGATGCGCTGGCGGCAAAGGCCAAGGCGTTCGACGACGTGGTGAAGATCGGCCGCACGCATTTGCAGGACGCCACGCCGATCCGCGTGGGGCAGGAACTGTCCGGTTACGCGCAGCAGGCGCTGCTGAGCGCGCAGCGCTGCCGCCGGGCGGTCGAAGCGCTGCGCGAACTGCCGCTGGGCGGCACCGCGGTCGGCACGGGCATTAATGCGCATCCGGAGTTCGCCGCCAGAGCGATTGCCGTCATCTCGCAGCGCACGGGCGTTTCGTTTGCCGAGGCGGCCAACCACTTCGAATCGCAGGCGGCCAAGGATGCGATCGTGGAGGCCAGCGGGCTGCTGAAGACGATCGCGATCAGCCTGTCCAAGATCGCCAACGACATCCGCTGGCTCGCCAGCGGGCCGCGGTGCGGGCTGGGCGAGTTATCCATCCCCGCGACGCAGCCGGGCAGCAGCATTATGCCGGGCAAGGTGAACCCGGTGATGAGCGAGATGGTGCTGCAGGTGAGCGCGCAGGTCGTCGGCAACGATGCGACGATCGCCTTCGCGGGCAGCGGATTGGGGAGCACGTTTGAGCTGAACGTGATGATGCCGGTGATGGCGTACAACCTGCTGCAGTCGATCGATTTGCTCGCCAGCGCGAGCCGTGTGTTCGCCGACCGCGCCGTCGCGGGGCTGGAGGTGAACCGCGAGCGCTGCGAGTCGCTGGTCGAGCAATCGCTGGCGATGTGTACGTCGCTAGCGCCCAAGATCGGCTACGACAAGGCCGCCGAGATTGCCAAGGAAAGCTTCAAAACCGGCAAGACGGTGCGGGAGGTGGCGTGCGAACGGAAACTGATGAGCGACGATGAGCTGAACAAGCTGCTCGACCCCATCCGCATGACCAGCCCGCAGGCGGATGTTGTCGGAAGCGGGGGTGGGTGA
- a CDS encoding winged helix-turn-helix domain-containing protein has translation MSNDDGSVTPDGKSELSYKFQRLRERIRAAVTSGELHGKLPGERTLAKRFGVNAKTLSKALTDLAAEGLLDRSIGRGTYVKGTGPQAVTSQGRWLVLATPTQADGSFVRKLTAAAPDLQVYTEGQWNLRPSFLQPFTAVVSLDPSVPESLLRDLVVRNMTVVTVDYQPKIFSMHAVLDDSFANAATLSRTLLMDGHRAFIAIEDKDDASISKALRTTAQRIAPEATVDSLSPSEVGSLAGGSSLGPVAIVCESCDLATDLRARLGDRSDITVFAVGCTDGQPAVAGCYTNERNKVAAIVATLSEPPARPTAVWLAGEVVTQVATQSSPRPVSTMNRQNVAMAS, from the coding sequence ATGTCGAACGATGATGGTTCAGTCACGCCTGACGGTAAGTCGGAGCTTTCTTACAAATTCCAGCGATTGCGCGAACGCATCCGGGCCGCGGTCACTTCGGGTGAACTGCACGGCAAGCTGCCTGGCGAGCGCACGTTGGCCAAGCGGTTTGGCGTGAACGCCAAGACGCTGTCCAAGGCGCTGACCGACCTGGCCGCCGAGGGCCTGCTGGACCGCAGCATTGGCCGTGGCACCTACGTGAAAGGGACCGGCCCGCAGGCAGTCACCAGCCAGGGCCGCTGGCTCGTGCTGGCCACACCGACGCAGGCCGATGGGTCGTTCGTGCGCAAGCTGACCGCAGCCGCGCCCGACCTGCAGGTGTACACAGAGGGGCAGTGGAACCTTCGTCCCAGCTTCCTGCAGCCGTTCACGGCCGTCGTGAGCCTCGATCCGTCGGTGCCGGAGTCGCTGTTGCGCGATCTGGTCGTGCGGAACATGACGGTGGTGACGGTCGATTATCAGCCGAAGATCTTCTCGATGCACGCGGTGCTCGACGACTCGTTCGCCAATGCCGCCACGCTGTCGCGCACGCTGTTGATGGATGGCCACCGGGCGTTCATCGCGATCGAGGACAAGGACGACGCCTCGATCAGCAAGGCGCTGCGCACGACCGCCCAGCGCATCGCGCCCGAGGCGACGGTCGACAGCCTGAGCCCGAGCGAGGTCGGCTCGCTGGCCGGCGGCTCGTCGCTGGGGCCCGTCGCGATCGTCTGCGAATCGTGCGATCTCGCGACCGACCTGCGAGCCCGCCTGGGCGATCGCAGCGACATCACCGTCTTTGCCGTCGGCTGCACCGATGGCCAGCCCGCGGTCGCCGGTTGCTACACCAACGAGCGCAACAAGGTCGCCGCGATCGTGGCCACGCTGTCTGAGCCACCGGCCCGCCCGACCGCCGTCTGGCTGGCCGGGGAAGTGGTGACGCAGGTCGCGACGCAGAGCAGCCCGCGACCGGTCAGCACGATGAACCGCCAGAACGTCGCCATGGCGTCGTGA
- the lipB gene encoding lipoyl(octanoyl) transferase LipB, with translation MIVRDLGQMPYRDAWAEQQRVHEAVVGGAEEQLLLVEHPPVVTLGRRPDVVRNLISTPEQLAARGVELVETDRGGDVTFHGPGQLVAYPIVRLIDHQLSVGGYVHRLEDAIVSALGNLGIPGHRDACAVGVWVKPTDDQPAAKVAAIGVRVRQGATLHGLALNVTTDLAFFDLIIPCGLKNRPVTSIQRLLSPQEVSITRVKRVLADRLTAVFQGTPSAVG, from the coding sequence ATGATCGTTCGCGACCTTGGACAGATGCCTTATCGTGATGCGTGGGCCGAGCAGCAGCGCGTGCACGAGGCGGTCGTGGGCGGGGCCGAGGAGCAGTTGCTGCTGGTCGAGCATCCACCCGTCGTCACGCTCGGGCGTCGGCCGGACGTGGTGCGGAACCTAATCTCCACGCCCGAACAACTGGCCGCGCGCGGGGTGGAACTTGTTGAAACCGACCGCGGGGGTGATGTCACGTTCCACGGGCCGGGGCAACTGGTGGCTTACCCGATCGTGCGACTGATCGACCATCAATTATCAGTCGGGGGCTACGTCCACCGGTTGGAGGACGCGATCGTGTCGGCCTTAGGTAACCTGGGCATTCCGGGCCATCGCGATGCGTGCGCGGTAGGGGTGTGGGTAAAGCCCACCGACGACCAGCCGGCCGCCAAAGTCGCCGCCATCGGCGTGCGCGTACGGCAGGGGGCCACGCTGCACGGGTTGGCGTTGAACGTGACTACCGATCTGGCGTTCTTCGACCTCATCATCCCCTGCGGATTGAAGAACCGGCCTGTAACCAGCATCCAGCGTCTGCTGTCGCCGCAGGAAGTCTCGATAACGCGAGTAAAGCGTGTGCTGGCGGACCGGTTGACCGCGGTGTTTCAAGGTACGCCGTCGGCGGTCGGATGA
- a CDS encoding RNA methyltransferase — protein MPTVQSIDSSDDPRVLPFRLLKERDLAREHGLFIAEGENLLKRLIDSPLTVDRVLLSDRRVEEMAPIVPAGVPVYVATDAMLRDVIGYKFHSGVIAAGVRPAVRSIDEVVPRDRAVLTLVVLPEIANAENLGSLFRIAAGFGADAVILGERSADPFWRQCVRVSMGNVFRMPLVRSTDLLRDLNRLRQEWGVSVVGTVLDERAEPLATYARDAKTAILFGNEAQGLDAATIAACDRHVTIPMKLGTDSLNVAVAAGIVMYELTRVRALP, from the coding sequence GTGCCAACCGTACAAAGCATCGACTCCTCGGATGACCCCCGCGTCCTGCCATTTCGGCTGTTGAAGGAACGCGACCTCGCGCGTGAACATGGTCTTTTTATCGCCGAGGGTGAAAACCTTCTAAAACGGTTGATCGACAGCCCGCTGACCGTCGACCGCGTTCTCCTATCCGATCGGCGGGTTGAGGAGATGGCACCGATCGTGCCGGCGGGGGTGCCGGTGTACGTCGCGACCGACGCGATGCTGCGCGACGTGATCGGCTACAAGTTCCACAGTGGCGTGATCGCCGCGGGCGTGCGGCCGGCGGTGCGGTCGATCGATGAAGTGGTGCCGCGCGATCGCGCGGTGCTCACGCTCGTCGTGCTGCCGGAAATCGCCAACGCGGAAAATCTAGGGTCCCTCTTTCGCATCGCTGCGGGGTTCGGGGCGGATGCGGTGATCCTCGGCGAACGCTCGGCGGACCCGTTCTGGCGGCAGTGCGTGCGCGTGTCGATGGGGAACGTGTTCAGGATGCCATTGGTGCGGTCGACGGACCTGCTGCGCGATTTAAACCGGCTGCGCCAGGAGTGGGGCGTGTCGGTCGTCGGCACGGTTTTGGACGAGCGCGCCGAACCACTGGCGACCTACGCACGCGACGCGAAGACGGCCATCCTGTTCGGCAACGAGGCGCAAGGGTTGGACGCCGCCACGATCGCGGCGTGCGACCGGCACGTGACGATCCCGATGAAGCTCGGCACCGATTCACTGAACGTCGCGGTCGCCGCGGGAATCGTGATGTACGAACTGACGCGGGTACGCGCTTTGCCATAA
- a CDS encoding VOC family protein, translating to MILGLRTAIYPVADLAAAKAWYGQVLNAKPYFDEPFYVGFSSGGFELGLLPSEEAGIGGVQAYWAAVSVADEFARLVSLGATVHEPPRDVGAGIKVASVIDPFGNRFSIIENPHFSIEAVR from the coding sequence ATGATCCTTGGCCTACGCACAGCGATCTATCCCGTCGCCGACCTGGCAGCAGCGAAGGCTTGGTACGGCCAGGTGCTGAACGCCAAGCCCTACTTCGACGAGCCGTTCTACGTGGGCTTTTCGTCGGGCGGGTTCGAGCTTGGCCTGTTGCCGAGCGAAGAGGCTGGCATCGGTGGGGTGCAAGCCTACTGGGCCGCTGTCAGCGTCGCCGACGAGTTCGCCCGTTTGGTCTCGCTGGGCGCCACGGTCCATGAGCCGCCGCGTGACGTCGGGGCCGGCATAAAGGTCGCGTCGGTCATCGACCCGTTCGGCAACCGGTTCTCGATCATCGAGAACCCGCACTTCAGCATCGAAGCCGTGCGATGA